A portion of the Flavobacterium magnum genome contains these proteins:
- a CDS encoding DUF2795 domain-containing protein, which translates to MYWTLELASYLSDAPWPATKDELIDYAIRAGAPLEVVENLQSIEDEGEIYESMEEIWPDYPTDEDYLWNEDEY; encoded by the coding sequence ATGTATTGGACATTAGAATTGGCATCTTATTTAAGCGATGCGCCGTGGCCGGCAACCAAAGATGAGCTAATCGATTACGCTATCCGTGCAGGAGCGCCGCTTGAGGTTGTGGAAAACCTGCAATCAATCGAAGATGAAGGCGAGATATACGAATCAATGGAAGAAATATGGCCTGATTATCCTACCGACGAAGATTACCTTTGGAACGAGGACGAATATTAA
- a CDS encoding cob(I)yrinic acid a,c-diamide adenosyltransferase, whose amino-acid sequence MKVYTKTGDKGTTALFGGTRVPKDHIRIESYGTVDELNSYIGLLRDQQIDVRYKDILIEIQDRLFTIGAILATPPEKEVMKNGERRLQNLGLSEKDVELLETEIDHMDSQLPQMTHFVLPGGHTTVSYCHIARCVCRRAERLAVHLSHIDPVSELAITYLNRLSDYLFVLARKLTADLRADEVKWIPRK is encoded by the coding sequence ATGAAAGTATATACCAAAACCGGCGACAAAGGGACTACAGCATTATTTGGCGGTACCCGCGTGCCGAAAGACCATATCCGCATTGAAAGCTACGGCACGGTTGACGAGCTCAATTCTTACATCGGGCTGTTACGCGATCAGCAAATCGATGTCAGGTATAAAGACATCCTGATCGAGATCCAGGATCGGTTATTCACTATAGGGGCGATCCTCGCAACCCCGCCGGAAAAAGAAGTCATGAAAAATGGCGAACGCCGATTGCAGAATCTTGGCCTGTCGGAAAAAGATGTCGAACTGCTCGAAACTGAGATCGACCATATGGACTCCCAGTTGCCTCAGATGACGCATTTCGTGCTGCCCGGGGGGCATACGACCGTGTCATATTGTCATATTGCGCGTTGCGTGTGCCGGCGTGCGGAAAGGCTGGCAGTACATTTGAGCCATATTGACCCGGTTTCGGAACTGGCCATAACCTACCTGAACCGTCTTTCAGATTACCTTTTTGTTCTGGCACGGAAATTGACAGCCGACCTGCGCGCTGACGAAGTCAAATGGATCCCGAGGAAGTAA
- a CDS encoding ABC transporter ATP-binding protein, whose protein sequence is MASPLISIKDITRNFALGNETVYVLKGIDLEISKGEYVALMGPSGSGKSTLMNLLGCLDTPTSGTYILNGKNVSHMGDNELAEIRNKEIGFVFQTFNLLPRTTALDNVALPMIYAGFSKSERHKRAKEVLAQVNLADRMDHQPNQLSGGQRQRVAIARALVNTPSIILADEPTGNLDSKTSVEIMKLFDDIHKNGNTVILVTHEEDIAAYAHRVIRLRDGVIESDTKNNVQ, encoded by the coding sequence ATGGCGTCACCATTAATAAGTATCAAGGACATCACGCGGAATTTCGCGCTGGGAAATGAAACCGTGTATGTACTTAAAGGCATCGACCTCGAAATAAGCAAGGGTGAATACGTTGCATTGATGGGACCGTCGGGCTCAGGGAAATCGACCCTCATGAACCTATTGGGCTGCCTTGATACACCCACGTCAGGCACCTATATCCTTAATGGTAAAAACGTGAGCCACATGGGCGATAATGAGCTGGCCGAAATCCGGAACAAGGAAATAGGTTTTGTGTTCCAGACCTTTAACCTGTTACCGAGGACCACCGCACTGGACAATGTGGCGCTGCCGATGATTTACGCCGGCTTTTCCAAATCAGAACGCCACAAACGCGCAAAGGAAGTGCTCGCACAGGTCAACCTCGCCGACCGCATGGACCACCAGCCCAACCAGCTTTCGGGCGGGCAGCGGCAACGGGTCGCGATTGCCAGGGCATTGGTTAATACACCATCAATCATACTGGCTGACGAGCCAACAGGAAATCTGGACAGCAAAACGTCCGTCGAAATCATGAAGCTTTTTGACGACATCCATAAAAACGGCAACACCGTCATACTGGTCACCCATGAAGAAGATATTGCGGCCTACGCCCATCGGGTGATCCGCCTGCGGGACGGCGTCATTGAAAGCGATACAAAAAATAACGTTCAATAA
- a CDS encoding T9SS type A sorting domain-containing protein yields the protein MNGLSSGVYFVRITAAGQSKMLRFVKK from the coding sequence GTGAACGGGTTGTCTTCGGGTGTTTATTTTGTGCGGATAACCGCCGCCGGTCAATCGAAAATGCTCCGTTTCGTAAAAAAATGA
- a CDS encoding O-methyltransferase: MLFGIQSYLNFLARSTNEHGVHSPFVFQLVTKCFYDRTEYPEYTVLRQYRKALLGNDELIGVADFGAGSRVFKSDYRKISAIAKTAGISKKRAELLFRMVRYFRPKQVLEVGTSLGLATAALASGYTDAQIVTLEGCPETASVAEKSLAAAGIGNVRVVVDRFENTWPELLSGTYRPDFVYFDGNHTKEATVRYFNTLLPTATNDTVWVFDDIHWSAEMESAWEIIKKNPRVTVTVDTFQWGLVFFRKEQQKEDFVIRV; the protein is encoded by the coding sequence ATGTTATTTGGAATACAATCATATTTGAATTTTCTTGCCAGATCGACTAACGAGCACGGCGTGCACTCGCCATTTGTGTTTCAATTGGTGACAAAGTGCTTTTATGATCGCACCGAGTATCCTGAGTACACTGTGCTGCGGCAATATCGGAAAGCGCTATTGGGGAATGACGAACTGATTGGCGTGGCTGATTTTGGTGCCGGCTCCAGAGTATTCAAATCCGATTACAGAAAAATCTCCGCAATAGCCAAGACAGCGGGTATTTCCAAAAAAAGGGCCGAATTGCTTTTCAGGATGGTCCGGTATTTCAGGCCGAAGCAGGTACTTGAAGTCGGAACATCGCTTGGCCTGGCGACTGCCGCATTGGCCTCAGGATACACCGACGCACAGATCGTTACGCTCGAAGGTTGCCCGGAAACCGCGTCGGTCGCAGAAAAATCGCTCGCCGCCGCGGGCATCGGAAACGTCCGAGTGGTTGTCGACCGCTTCGAAAACACCTGGCCGGAATTGTTATCCGGAACCTACCGACCCGATTTTGTGTATTTCGACGGCAACCATACCAAAGAAGCGACAGTACGCTATTTCAATACTTTATTGCCCACCGCAACCAATGACACGGTCTGGGTTTTTGATGACATCCACTGGTCGGCTGAAATGGAATCAGCCTGGGAAATCATTAAAAAAAATCCGAGGGTCACAGTAACCGTGGACACGTTTCAATGGGGATTGGTATTTTTCAGGAAGGAACAGCAGAAAGAGGATTTTGTGATCAGGGTTTGA
- a CDS encoding ABC-F family ATP-binding cassette domain-containing protein produces MNYLSVENISKSFGERVLFENISFGINKDQKIAFIAKNGTGKTTIMNIINGIDEPDSGKVVMRKEIKMAFLSQVPDLQDELTIEESIFASDNPILKVIEEYEHALENPSDEEAYQRAFDKMDQFNAWDFETQFKQILFKLKLEDFKLKVKSLSGGQKKRLSLAIILINRPDLLILDEPTNHLDLEMIEWLESYFAKENITLFMVTHDRFFLERVCNEIIELDNGKLYQYKGNYSYYLEKKEQRIASENASIDKAQNLFVKELDWMRRQPKARTTKSKSRQDDFYVIKEKAQSRRKENQVELEINMERMGSKVIEMHKLVKRFKDKVILDGFSYDFQRGERVGIIGKNGTGKSTFLNLLTGTIPPDAGKVVTGDTIKVGYYTQSGINPKPGQKVIDIIKEYGEYIPLMKGRTISAGQLLERFLFDRKKQHDYVEKLSGGELKRLYLCTVLIQNPNFLILDEPTNDLDIVTLNVLENFLLDYPGCLIVVSHDRYFMDKIVDHLFIFRGAGQIEDFPGNYSDFRAYEDSAEPTKKELNAVNTEKNSWKQQQVQSGLSFSEQKEFQKVEREIRDLEFEKSRIEKAFADGNVADADIEKKANELQQIIGKLEEKEERWFELSAKMEQ; encoded by the coding sequence GTGAATTACCTCTCTGTAGAAAATATATCGAAGTCGTTTGGCGAACGCGTGTTGTTTGAAAACATCTCATTCGGCATCAATAAAGACCAGAAAATTGCCTTCATCGCGAAAAACGGTACCGGAAAAACCACAATCATGAACATCATAAATGGTATTGATGAACCGGACTCCGGTAAGGTGGTGATGCGAAAGGAAATCAAGATGGCCTTCCTGTCACAGGTGCCTGACCTTCAGGACGAGCTGACGATTGAGGAAAGCATTTTCGCGTCAGATAATCCGATACTCAAAGTGATTGAGGAATATGAACACGCACTGGAAAATCCTTCCGATGAAGAAGCCTACCAGCGCGCGTTTGACAAAATGGACCAGTTCAACGCCTGGGATTTTGAGACGCAATTCAAGCAAATCCTTTTCAAGCTCAAGCTCGAGGATTTTAAGCTCAAGGTAAAAAGCCTTTCGGGAGGGCAGAAAAAAAGGCTGTCGCTCGCAATCATCCTGATCAACCGGCCTGACCTGCTGATCCTCGACGAGCCGACAAACCATCTTGACCTTGAAATGATTGAATGGCTGGAAAGTTACTTCGCCAAAGAAAATATCACTTTGTTCATGGTCACGCACGACCGGTTTTTCCTCGAGCGTGTGTGCAACGAGATCATTGAGCTCGACAACGGAAAACTCTACCAGTATAAAGGCAATTATTCATACTACCTTGAGAAAAAAGAACAGCGCATTGCCTCAGAAAATGCGAGCATCGATAAGGCGCAGAACCTGTTCGTAAAAGAACTCGACTGGATGAGGCGACAGCCTAAAGCGCGTACCACCAAGTCAAAATCGCGACAGGATGACTTTTACGTAATCAAGGAAAAAGCGCAAAGCCGCCGCAAAGAAAACCAGGTCGAACTGGAAATCAACATGGAGCGCATGGGCAGCAAGGTCATCGAAATGCATAAGCTCGTCAAGCGTTTTAAGGACAAGGTAATCCTTGACGGATTTAGTTATGATTTCCAAAGGGGCGAGCGCGTTGGGATCATCGGGAAAAACGGCACGGGGAAGTCGACGTTCCTCAATTTGCTGACCGGTACGATACCGCCAGATGCGGGGAAAGTCGTGACCGGCGACACGATCAAGGTGGGCTACTATACCCAAAGCGGCATCAATCCAAAACCGGGCCAGAAAGTCATCGATATCATTAAGGAATACGGCGAATACATCCCGCTCATGAAAGGCCGGACCATTTCGGCGGGGCAATTGCTCGAGCGGTTCCTTTTCGACAGGAAAAAACAACACGATTACGTTGAGAAGCTCAGCGGCGGTGAGTTAAAGCGGCTATACCTGTGCACGGTACTGATCCAAAACCCGAACTTCCTGATCCTGGATGAGCCTACAAACGACCTCGATATCGTGACCCTGAACGTTTTGGAAAACTTCCTGTTGGATTATCCGGGCTGCCTGATTGTGGTATCGCACGACCGTTACTTTATGGACAAGATTGTTGACCATTTGTTCATCTTCAGGGGAGCCGGCCAAATTGAGGATTTTCCGGGTAATTACTCAGATTTCCGGGCCTATGAGGACAGCGCCGAGCCAACAAAAAAAGAGCTGAACGCGGTAAATACGGAAAAAAATTCATGGAAACAGCAGCAGGTCCAAAGCGGCCTGTCCTTTTCAGAGCAGAAGGAATTCCAAAAAGTGGAACGTGAGATCCGGGATTTGGAATTTGAAAAATCAAGAATTGAAAAGGCTTTTGCCGACGGGAATGTTGCCGATGCCGATATTGAAAAAAAAGCAAATGAGCTGCAGCAGATCATCGGCAAGCTTGAAGAAAAAGAGGAACGCTGGTTTGAACTGAGCGCGAAAATGGAGCAATAG
- a CDS encoding DUF2490 domain-containing protein, translated as MPKTIFPLILMFAVCFITPASAQNTRISDHNTIGWYGVTGNFRLSDKWGFVTEYQWRRNKLITEWQQGLARISASYQIHPKVQFRLGYGWAKTYAYGEIPINRFGKDYHEHRAFEAVTITDNVSILGLTHRFMLEQRWVGRYTSEALDKEDQFPFRNRLRYMFRAQVPLKGQQSVNSTPYLAMFNEISVNFGKHVGENVFDQNRLGLLFGYRCSDIFTIEAGYISQILQFGREIDGNNVFQYNNGIMASALFNFDLRKNNKVSK; from the coding sequence ATGCCCAAAACGATTTTTCCACTCATCCTGATGTTCGCAGTATGCTTCATAACGCCGGCATCAGCTCAGAACACGCGTATCAGCGACCACAATACGATCGGTTGGTACGGCGTTACCGGAAATTTCAGGCTCAGCGATAAATGGGGTTTTGTTACCGAATACCAATGGCGCCGCAACAAGCTCATTACCGAGTGGCAGCAGGGGCTTGCGCGGATTTCGGCCAGCTACCAGATCCATCCCAAAGTACAGTTCCGTCTCGGGTACGGCTGGGCCAAAACCTATGCGTATGGCGAAATCCCGATCAACCGTTTCGGGAAGGATTATCACGAGCACCGCGCTTTCGAGGCCGTTACGATTACCGACAACGTTTCAATCCTCGGGCTGACGCACCGGTTCATGCTCGAGCAGCGATGGGTTGGGCGGTACACAAGCGAAGCGCTTGATAAGGAAGACCAGTTTCCGTTCAGGAACCGTTTGCGTTATATGTTCCGGGCACAGGTTCCGCTGAAAGGGCAGCAAAGCGTAAACAGCACGCCATACCTTGCGATGTTTAATGAAATTTCGGTAAACTTCGGAAAGCACGTCGGTGAGAATGTTTTCGACCAGAACAGGCTTGGATTGCTTTTTGGTTACCGGTGCAGCGACATTTTCACTATCGAGGCCGGGTACATCAGCCAGATATTACAATTCGGACGCGAGATCGACGGCAATAATGTGTTTCAATACAATAATGGAATTATGGCGAGTGCCCTTTTTAACTTTGATTTGAGAAAAAATAATAAGGTGTCGAAATAA